The following coding sequences are from one Musa acuminata AAA Group cultivar baxijiao chromosome BXJ1-6, Cavendish_Baxijiao_AAA, whole genome shotgun sequence window:
- the LOC103989711 gene encoding fasciclin-like arabinogalactan protein 12 yields MQHFTCAITLLFLVQFIVVTSAQLAESPAPAGPPNITAVLEKAGEFGTFIRLLKSTHVGDQINNQLNNSVNGITVFAPTDSAFSSLPSGTMNSLTDQQQVALIQFHELPYIVSISQFQTISNPVRTQAGDVNNGRYPLNVTTIGNSVNITTGIVNTSIASTVYSDSQLAVYKLDQVLLPLEIFGPPAPAAAPAPNKSKKKESSIAESPSGTSDSSGATAAVNLKCTYEGGIVFAAAVISLWWSY; encoded by the coding sequence ATGCAACACTTCACTTGTGCCATTACCCTCCTCTTTCTTGTCCAATTCATTGTTGTAACTTCAGCTCAGCTGGCAGAATCTCCAGCTCCAGCAGGCCCACCCAACATCACAGCCGTTCTTGAGAAAGCAGGGGAGTTCGGAACCTTCATCCGCCTGCTCAAAAGCACCCATGTTGGCGACCAAATAAACAACCAGCTGAACAACTCCGTCAACGGCATCACAGTATTTGCGCCCACCGATAGTGCTTTCTCCAGCCTCCCCTCTGGCACAATGAACTCCCTCACCGATCAGCAACAGGTTGCGCTAATCCAATTCCATGAACTGCCTTACATTGTCTCGATCTCTCAGTTCCAAACAATAAGCAACCCTGTAAGAACACAGGCGGGTGATGTTAACAATGGTCGGTATCCATTGAACGTGACAACCATTGGAAACTCAGTGAACATAACAACAGGAATTGTCAATACCTCCATCGCCAGCACGGTATACTCGGATAGCCAGCTAGCTGTGTACAAGCTTGATCAGGTACTCCTTCCTTTAGAAATCTTTGGACCCCCAGCTCCTGCTGCTGCACCTGCACCGAACAAATCAAAAAAGAAGGAAAGCTCCATTGCTGAAAGCCCTTCAGGCACTTCAGATTCTAGTGGAGCCACTGCTGCAGTGAACTTAAAATGCACGTATGAAGGAGGTATTGTATTTGCAGCTGCAGTTATTTCCCTCTGGTGGAGCTATTGA
- the LOC135677880 gene encoding zinc finger protein NUTCRACKER-like, with product MCCQWRMWSSLPWITREGVGGATDPDAEVVALQPEDLLATGRYICEVCGKGFQRDQNLQLHMRTHNINWELKKSGGTPARRKAYICPVPTCVYNDRSRALSDITGIKKHFNRKHGTKNLICPQCSKPYAVEADLKAHLKNHILRDHQCECGSTFSR from the coding sequence ATGTGCTGTCAGTGGAGAATGTGGAGTTCGCTACCATGGATAACGAGAGAAGGTGTTGGTGGTGCAACAGATCCCGATGCAGAGGTGGTGGCGCTGCAGCCGGAGGATCTGCTGGCGACGGGCCGATACATCTGCGAGGTGTGCGGGAAGGGATTCCAGCGGGATCAGAACCTGCAGCTGCACATGCGCACCCACAACATCAACTGGGAGCTCAAGAAGAGCGGCGGCACGCCGGCGCGACGCAAGGCCTACATCTGCCCCGTGCCCACCTGCGTCTACAACGACAGGTCCCGCGCCCTCAGCGACATCACCGGGATCAAGAAGCACTTCAACAGGAAGCACGGGACCAAGAATCTGATATGCCCTCAGTGCTCCAAGCCCTATGCCGTGGAGGCGGATCTCAAGGCCCACCTGAAGAACCACATCCTGCGCGACCATCAATGCGAGTGCGGCAGTACCTTCTCCAGGTGA